From Agrobacterium fabrum str. C58, a single genomic window includes:
- a CDS encoding PhzF family phenazine biosynthesis protein has product MVELVAGLIDVFADAPLTGNPLAVVQDADDLTDDAMRRIAGEFNQAETTFILRSARADWKLRSFTASGAEVFGAGHNALGAWLWLGEHGNLGSLTTARTLQQEIGQDVLPIELELIAGRVHGRMLQAPLRLSDALSDVAPLADALGLGLGDILSEPAPRPADTGAAHLMVRVRNAGTVDEARPDAGKLLAVLRKTAAEGCYVYAFDAGASNTAYARFFNPTVGLWEDSATGTAAGPLAAYLAATGNLRNNELVIEQGTKMGRRSILHIRLKPEPELSGTGIVVLRGVIRL; this is encoded by the coding sequence ATGGTCGAACTGGTCGCAGGTCTCATTGATGTCTTCGCAGATGCGCCATTGACCGGCAATCCGCTCGCGGTGGTGCAGGACGCCGACGACCTTACCGATGATGCGATGCGGCGGATCGCCGGTGAATTCAATCAGGCCGAGACCACCTTCATACTTCGGAGCGCACGTGCCGATTGGAAACTGCGGTCGTTCACCGCCAGCGGCGCGGAAGTATTCGGTGCGGGCCACAACGCCCTCGGTGCGTGGCTTTGGCTAGGAGAACATGGAAATCTCGGTTCGCTGACGACCGCCCGAACCCTTCAGCAGGAGATCGGTCAGGATGTTCTTCCGATCGAGCTCGAATTGATCGCCGGCCGCGTCCACGGCCGCATGCTCCAGGCGCCGCTGCGCTTGTCGGACGCGCTCAGTGATGTCGCGCCTCTCGCCGACGCTCTTGGCCTCGGTCTGGGCGACATTCTGTCAGAACCGGCGCCACGTCCCGCCGACACCGGTGCGGCTCATCTGATGGTGCGCGTTCGCAATGCCGGCACGGTTGACGAGGCGCGACCCGATGCCGGCAAGCTGCTCGCCGTTCTGAGAAAGACGGCGGCGGAAGGGTGTTATGTCTATGCGTTCGATGCCGGAGCATCGAACACTGCCTACGCCCGGTTCTTCAATCCAACTGTTGGTCTGTGGGAGGATTCGGCGACCGGAACCGCCGCTGGCCCGCTGGCGGCGTATCTTGCAGCTACGGGAAACCTCAGGAACAACGAATTGGTGATCGAACAAGGTACCAAGATGGGCCGCCGCAGCATTCTGCATATCCGGCTGAAGCCCGAACCGGAACTCTCCGGGACAGGCATTGTCGTGTTGAGAGGCGTGATCCGGCTTTAA
- a CDS encoding ABC transporter permease — MALVTVWQVACDFGAVRPVLLPAPSTIVRTIWNMTLSGELAEHVAVSSARVLQGFGIAAVLALALGIVMGLIGPLNRLADLMVQVLKPIPPIAWIPLSILWFGIGEEAKIFIIVLGAFFPILVSTLDAVHQTDVRYVELARVLEVPRLNFIRQVMIPGALPQIMSGLRLGITMSWMCVVAAELIAASSGIGFLIMDGRVMSNASVVLAGMITLGVLGKLTDDALRFAERRLVRWRAGFSGL; from the coding sequence GTGGCGCTCGTCACCGTTTGGCAGGTGGCATGTGATTTTGGAGCCGTGCGACCCGTGTTGCTGCCGGCCCCATCAACCATCGTTCGCACCATATGGAACATGACATTGAGTGGGGAGCTTGCCGAGCATGTGGCGGTAAGCAGCGCCCGTGTGCTCCAAGGGTTCGGCATCGCCGCTGTGCTCGCCCTCGCGCTTGGCATCGTTATGGGGCTCATCGGGCCCTTGAACCGGCTGGCTGATCTAATGGTGCAGGTGTTAAAACCCATCCCGCCTATTGCCTGGATCCCGCTGTCCATCCTGTGGTTCGGTATTGGGGAGGAGGCCAAAATTTTCATCATCGTCCTCGGCGCCTTTTTTCCCATTTTAGTAAGCACTCTTGACGCTGTCCATCAGACTGATGTCCGCTATGTGGAACTAGCTCGGGTGCTGGAAGTGCCACGGCTCAACTTCATCCGTCAGGTGATGATCCCCGGCGCCCTGCCGCAGATCATGTCGGGGCTCAGGCTCGGCATCACCATGTCTTGGATGTGTGTTGTGGCAGCCGAGCTGATCGCAGCTTCGAGTGGCATCGGATTCCTCATCATGGACGGCCGCGTAATGTCGAATGCCAGCGTTGTGCTTGCGGGAATGATTACCCTCGGCGTCCTTGGCAAGCTGACCGACGATGCCTTACGCTTCGCTGAGCGACGTCTGGTGCGCTGGCGCGCCGGCTTTAGCGGGTTATGA
- a CDS encoding ABC transporter ATP-binding protein, with the protein MRGDMTAAAFPATPPAATDHTLLVQGVSKSFSRPDGSEVRALDHVDLVVRDGSVTCIIGASGCGKSTLLRIVAGLEPQFGGTVLLGGRPLKGPGLDRGIVFQDHRLVPWMTVEANIAFSLHRLPKAEQRRVVTEKLKLVGLEGFGRSYPHQLSGGMAQRVAIARALAHQPELLLLDEPFGALDALTRLQMQDEVLRIRHTDNLTTVLITHDIEEAIYLADEIVVFSDRPGRVRARFTVELPHPRDRGDPAFARLRHELHAQFFHHRN; encoded by the coding sequence ATGAGGGGTGATATGACCGCTGCCGCATTCCCTGCAACACCCCCCGCCGCTACCGATCATACGCTGCTGGTCCAGGGCGTCTCCAAAAGCTTCAGTCGGCCTGACGGGTCGGAAGTGCGTGCTCTGGACCATGTGGATCTCGTTGTACGGGACGGCAGCGTCACCTGCATCATCGGTGCAAGCGGCTGCGGCAAGAGTACCCTGTTGCGCATCGTCGCTGGCTTGGAACCACAGTTCGGCGGGACGGTGCTGCTGGGCGGTCGGCCGCTGAAGGGACCGGGCCTTGACCGAGGCATCGTGTTCCAGGACCACCGCCTCGTTCCCTGGATGACGGTGGAGGCTAACATCGCCTTCAGTCTCCACCGTTTGCCCAAGGCGGAGCAGCGGCGAGTCGTGACTGAGAAGTTGAAGCTGGTGGGCCTTGAAGGATTTGGGCGGTCCTATCCGCACCAACTGTCCGGTGGTATGGCGCAGCGCGTCGCCATCGCGCGCGCGCTTGCGCACCAGCCGGAGTTACTGCTGCTGGACGAGCCCTTCGGTGCGCTCGATGCGCTGACCCGCCTCCAGATGCAGGACGAGGTGCTGCGCATCCGCCATACTGACAATCTGACCACCGTGCTCATCACTCATGACATCGAGGAGGCCATCTATCTCGCAGACGAGATCGTGGTGTTCTCTGATCGTCCCGGCCGTGTACGGGCGCGGTTTACCGTGGAGCTGCCCCATCCGCGCGACCGCGGCGATCCCGCCTTCGCCCGTCTGCGCCATGAGTTGCATGCCCAGTTTTTCCACCACCGCAATTAG